The following coding sequences lie in one Alosa sapidissima isolate fAloSap1 chromosome 15, fAloSap1.pri, whole genome shotgun sequence genomic window:
- the scn2b gene encoding sodium channel subunit beta-2 yields the protein MPCKSQSRNKCWTSAVNLGYVGLVLVLAGGASAMDVLVANQITALNGTKVKISCTFTSCYKVENSKFAMNWSYQETANDTRDIFMIFHKNKMQPTGMRFGDRVAFVGNVEKNDLSVTLEDVQISDEGLYHCWVHNPPDRVLGLGTIELVVVTELPPPRDTTIAVVIGASVGGILALLILSMVVVKCVRRHRKQELISDEQKMEEEGKLDPEGGTEEGTKNIYSLPEDVY from the exons ATGCCTTGTAAATCGCAATCGCGAAACAAATGCTGGACATCAGCTGTCAACTTAGGCTATGTAGGACTGGTGCTTGTCTTGG CTGGAGGGGCCTCTGCTATGGATGTGCTGGTAGCCAATCAGATCACAGCGCTCAACGGAACCAAGGTCAAAATCTCCTGCACGTTCACATCCTGTTACAAGGTGGAAAACAGCAAGTTTGCCATGAACTGGAGCTACCAAGAGACAGCCAATGACACCAGGGATATT tTCATGATCTTTCATAAGAACAAGATGCAGCCGACCGGCATGCGGTTTGGGGACCGGGTGGCGTTCGTGGGGAACGTGGAGAAGAACGATCTGTCGGTCACCCTGGAGGACGTGCAGATCTCCGACGAGGGCTTGTACCACTGCTGGGTGCACAACCCACCGGACCGCGTGCTGGGCCTCGGGACCATCGAGCTCGTTGTGGTGACAGAAC TGCCGCCCCCTCGGGACACGACCATCGCCGTGGTGATCGGCGCGTCGGTGGGGGGCATCCTGGCCCTGCTCATCCTCTCCATGGTGGTGGTGAAGTGCGTGCGTCGCCACCGGAAACAGGAGCTCATCTCCGACGAgcagaagatggaggaggagggcaagCTGGACCCGGAGGGGGGCACGGAGGAGGGCACCAA AAATATATATTCCCTGCCTGAAGATGTATATTGA
- the LOC121684081 gene encoding uncharacterized protein LOC121684081, with protein MFKDMSKTMQITLVFIVCVCLTASISGVQNCVMTTQRVIAGQGSDVHLICNFSLCGSLNPSDRDTVEWYFQSNTSNPVDHIIDQETQPTKHWSNVRFTGDLSLGDFSILLQSVESLKHTGTYGCRLRLNGHIHKNSTKITFRMTRNILPTEHSNESSDTRSPRQLAVCCITILLFLVGGALVGKWAWHKMTLQRPAVQSSPNTDAPPQRNLSAAEVKDANIYVTLQRIKPTPQPAQSSDSIYVSMRFNRDDTLHPGELPRKRSDLPEEWRTEETAASSAEENTSEEPNAEETNAEEIAASSWASSLPKTDDAIYE; from the exons ATGTTTAAAG ATATGTCGAAGACTATGCAAATTACATTGGTCTTCATCG tttgtgtgtgtttaactgcCTCCATTTCTGGGGTCCAGAACTGTGTGATGACCACACAGAGAGTCATAGCTGGTCAGGGGTCTGATGTTCATCTGATTTGTAACTTCTCCCTGTGCGGCTCTCTGAATCCCAGTGACAGAGACACAGTAGAATGGTATTTTCAG TCGAATACATCAAATCCAGTGGATCACATCATTGACCAAGAGACTCAGCCAACTAAGCATTGGTCCAACGTTCGTTTCACTGGGGATTTGTCCTTGGGTGATTTCTCCATTCTGCTGCAGTCAGTAGAGTCACTGAAACACACTGGAACATACGGCTGTAGGCTCCGACTCAATGGACACATCCATAAAAACTCCACAAAGATCACCTTCAGAATGA cCAGGAATATCCTCCCTACAGAACATTCTAATGAGTCCAGTGACACTCGATCACCAAGGCAACTGGCTGTGTGCTGTATCACTATTTTGCTCTTCCTGGTGGGCGGAGCATTAGTGGGGAAGTGGGCGTGGCACAAAATGACACTTCAAAGACCAGCTGTGCAAAG ctctCCGAATACTGATGCTCCACCCCAGAGAAATCTAAGTGCTGCTGAAGTCAAG gaTGCAAACATCTATGTGACACTCCAAAGGATCAAACCAACTCCACAGCCTGCTCAGAGTTCTGACAGCATCTATGTCTCCATG CGCTTTAATCGGGACGACACACTGCATCCGGGTGAGTTACCCCGCAAGAGAAGTGACCTGCCCGAAGAATGGAGGACTGAGGAGACAGCAGCCTCATCTGCTGAGGAGAACACTTCTGAGGAGCCCAATGCTGAGGAGACCAATGCTGAGGAGATCGCTGCTTCGTCTTGGGCCTCCTCACTACCCAAAACAGATGATGCTATTTATGAATGA